One Apium graveolens cultivar Ventura unplaced genomic scaffold, ASM990537v1 ctg5598, whole genome shotgun sequence genomic window, gctggatattcatccatgttgaagactcaagctgctgacttgattcaagcttattgtgaaaagaatgttaaaagatacaatcaactcaagaataagctgaagtcagttggagttcaaccagtcagaccagcaagcttcacttcagaaaaggatcgtgtctttgacaaggaattgcttcaagatttagaagaaggtgaagtcagaagagaagacaactgaagtcaattagctcaaaactcaatgtaatatgattagagctttatgaatcaagatagtctaatgtagttatatgttcaggctagaggaacatctatcttgtattcacttgtaaatttcatttggaatctggaaaatgttaaatataatccagaacttttctgctatttactttacattactgtttatatctttttcttatttgttagttgagttatcctctaggtatttgttgttattgtctagcaaacaaatagggggagattgaaaggcatatgtcatagcctactcgtttattcgagtatttaactcaactcaaataagaatgtaataagtaaatagtggatcaatcgtcagagagatctcacaatgtaacatctgtcaaagaataaagaaacattgttcatctgcagacttgaagattcactggaagaagttcaagaatttgatcatgcctcagtgatataaatcaagatcgtggatttaatcaagtgacagagatctcgtcagggtatcatttattacaaggattcaatcataatatcaaagtcaagacatgaagaaacgtcacggaagttagtcactcatgaaccagaaagtacatcgagtgtcagcattgaagtggcggaattgattcataagtctcagtgactttcagaagattgttagaagaatggatgctgctcagggttaatattaattctctattaattaattaagtcatataatttaattaagaaaataaattatatctgcaaagattaatttattgattaattgaattaaattgattaattaatttagaattaatattaaggatttacaagattttaattggtttaaaatctgcttaaattcagcaagacaattcatttgaactagtatgacaatcggtatgacaattgatagtcataccgaaagtcatgccaatacatttaattgtcttattagaatttctgtttagattaaaatctgttattaattcagcaagacaatttatttgaactaatatgacaatcggtatgacaatcaatagtcataccgaaagtcttgctagctcattttaattgtcttgctagttgtaaattttgtcataccgaaagtcttgctggccaaagaagattgtcatgcctgttcatgtttacattcggctgtttgataaaaagaagcagaagtctattatttcactagcaatcaaacagaacacaaactcaagaacaaaagaaaaaggagcagaaaaatatttcatctcatctgcaacttcaagatcaatttctagattgtaaagttaaatccaatcaactagaaatacttatcttgttcttgtgtatcaatctagcggattaaaatccctagaacttaatctcaaatcgcatttagcatttgattttttaattacaaaaatagaaaaagttcatgtcgaatttattctagatttgtaataattgatttgagattaatcccttataaccgataccgtagttgtaacaccttccaagtttaataaaagttttatttaacttgaattttgtttcataattttattcctcattttattcgattaaacggtattgtttgcattcaacccccccttctacaaacaaattgggacctaacacccTTCCTCTTGATCTGAGGTGCAAAGCACACATTCATGATTTTGTGCTTGTAAGCTAGTGCATTGGATTTAGTTGAGCCCTGTTTAAAGTTATTGTATTCTTAGAGATATTGACCTATTattttggttatggttattccgAGGGGATCTTTGCATTGTCATGTATTTGTATTCATttatttagttgcattcatgcattagtagtagtagttgttgagtctgtttatgcttgaggacgagcatcgatttaagtttgggggtgtgacaaGTAGATTTTATATCCATTTAGAACGCTTCATATCAGCTTAAGTTGATGATTTGACCTCAAGTATGTGGTATTTTAAATACATTTTATGTTTAGTATGTGTAGGGATTTAGTTGGAGGCAGGAATGGACTTCTATATGCTTTTATGTTGataagagatcagaaattgaagtgCGAGCGCTTGCGACAAAATTAGAACGAGAATCAAGAAATCTGCAAAAAAATTCCAAAAGCCAAGCGCGTCCGCGCTTGACTTAGGCGCGCCAGCGCCCTATTGTCCAGAAGCAGAGCGCGCCTGCGCTCCATAcaggcgcgcccgcgctaggTCGGGCAGATAAAATCCTATTTCTAGTATGTTTTAGATATTCTGAGCGACCAAGTCAACCTGGAGCATATAAATAAAGAAAAGGAGACGAATTAAACAAAGAAAGAACAGGGGGGAGAACTCTGGAAACAAAAAGCACACAAGACGGCTAAGAAAAAGAAGATCCAGTTCTATATCATTCTTTTGGATTCTTCTAATTAGGTGATACTTTGGATGCTTATTTCGGATTTGTTTTCTAAACCTTAATACTTTAATATTCTCTTGTATAGTATCCAGAACCTTTTTACTATcatattttcattggaacccatgatgacgtgccgttcgattatgaactaatcgttatcgtgggattctaacggatttatttatggagttTAGTAGTTGATTGCCTAAAGTTTTCAGTGTGTGATGAATTATTGATttcctagtatggttgtgcttaatcttcttggatgcgtagctaacatctaagttgtttgttaatctctattgaatgcgaaagtggatataggggtttagaacttgccatgctagtataggtttatggatgttttaacatgcatgattcgtagtgtaattttaaccatcttaagttgccctatgtaatctcaataggtaacttgctcttaaaccgttatgttttcaaatcttatagacatatagggtataaacataattggtgtctacccagcttctatcttaattgtggatgctgaGTAGTGGGGTACACGTATATTGAAAGATAGCGTGTACTaatttcgtgttgtctgattagttatcataACCATCACATACTATTATTAAAGGCATAAACTTTAaacgaagtatttaatgaagttagaatcccatattttaTTTCATGCAAGTAACTTGATTTTTAATCTCTTAGTGAATTCATTCTAGCATACTTACTTTTAGATAATCAAACTCAATTTGATACTTGTCTTAGCagtgaataataatcatacattgttgcataaatgcacattctgaattaaaccaatctctgtgggaaggaacttaacttaatcttatactacttgtgaccGCATACGCTTGCGTGTTTTAGTGTGAACAATCGTACAAAAGCGGTTATCTTCTCCCTTGTATAGTTTCATTCGGAAGCAACTTTGACAATAGAAAAATGCATCTTGTTCATCTAGAGGAACCAACTTTGTTTCGAGCGGTTACTTTTTGTATTTACCGATCACACATATATGTACTTGTTCATCATTACCTATTTCAAAGTGGATTTTCAAACTTCTTGTCCGATTGGTTGCAACTTGCGGGCGACCAAGCAACAAATACTTAGGTAAGTCCCATGTGAATTATACCATGTGCTAAAGTTTGTTTTGAGTCTTTTTAACTTAAGTGATCagattttttgtttgtttgaAGTGAGTATTGATTCTTGTGTATATGTTATATTTTTCTTTTCACTTTTTACATATTTTTGATACACACATACAAGTCGGgggtcttttgagaaacaaccTCTTCATTCCTCGGAATGAGGGGAAGACTGCGTATATCTTACCCTCCCCAGACCCAGCAAGATATACTGggtatgtttggtttggtttggtatattttcaaatttcactaactaatagaaaataaagtttacagagaatataATGTAATTCACGTTAActagttaattattaattttttaaattaaaagtgaatatatgttattttacttaatttaacgtaatttaataaaatcttaatataatttcataaattcacTCCAAAACTTTTTTCAATTTTGATTTTGGTTATAATTTCTCATCTCGCCCTAATATACACCAAATAATCAAACAAGCGTACCCTTCAAAAACAAAAGTCCAAATGACAAGTTAACATACATCAAATCAAGGCCCATCCAACCGATTGAAAACCCATTATCGATCAAGGCCCAAGTACAACACAACAGGCCCAAACAAAGTCGGTTCCTCTTTTGTTGGACACATATATTCGAAGACTCATTCGTACTTTCAGACTTGAAGTCTTCTTTAGATACTcgcacacacatacatacattcTACCTTCTCTTTCCTTGTACTTGCTGTGTTCAAACACAAACACATAAATCAAACACAATCTCAATTTGTAAAAGCGTGAATTTCGAGGCGTGTGATTAAACCGATCTGAAAAATCATCAAGATTTGAAGAGAAGGGATGGTGAGAAAAGTAACAGAAGAAGTAGCGCCGTTTCTGTTGAAGTGTTATGAGATGGTTGATGATGAGACAAGTGATAAGATGATTTCATGGGGTTCTAATAATGATAGTTTTGTTATTTGGGATGAAGTTGATTTTGCTACTCACTTGCTTCCTAACTACTTTAAGCATAATACTTTCTCCAGTTTTGTCAGGCAACTTAATATCTATgtaactctctctctctccccccccccctctctcttATCTTTATTAATTCATGTAtttaatgggtggaatttttttatgaatttatgttttttttgaattatttgatgGTTTGATGTAATCAATTTGTTCCAGTATAAGATAAATTGGGTGGAAAAGGGTTTGTCTTGTATAtgtaataataatatataaactGTAGTCGTGTTGTCCTTTATTGGCATTGTTTAAGAAGTGGAAAATCTTGGGCATGCCTTGAAGGGGCAACTCATATTAGCCATCTGATTTGAAAGATAGGATTAATATCATTCGAGCCTAAAAGAATCATTTGTTAGCCCTTTAGGGAATAGGGATAGTTAGTTATGGCTTGTGTGTATAAATTGCAAGTCTTTTATTCAATAAGGGATTCTGAATTGATAAAGATAGGAATTTGTATGGTTCTTAACATGTTAAAATAGGAGGCAATCATCTTCTTCAGTTTATATGGCGAACATAGAAGTTATATAGTTATGTAAAATTTAGAAGCTACCTTGTATAGTAAAAGATTATTGATTATACTCTATTCCTAAATTTAAATTTTTGTAATACTGCTCCGACATTTGCATAGAATTAAACATGTCTTATGAATACAAAACAGTTCCTGCAGATAAATAGTTATATGTGTAGCTAAAATTTCCTGCTTGCTTAGTCTTTTTAACCATTTGTGCTATATGTTATTcttaatttttgttttatttttttttctttgtgaTGAATCCACTTGGTTTTGATCTGCCTCTAGGGGATAGTAGTTGGAGTTGACCACTTGATTTATAATAAATTAAGTTGGCTGCCCAACAATACATTTAAACTGATGTCTCTACTAAAATTCTTTGTACTAGAAAACAATTataatcaactacaatatatgCAGTTATTGAACTTTTCACCTGATTAGTAATCGTGTTATCTAGAGTAAATTTGCGGCTTATTCAGTATCCATACCCTGTGTAATTGTTATGATAATTATATTGATAAGCTTTTTTGCAATGGCAATAATAAATTGAAAGGCTGTGTTACTCAAGGTATTCAATCTCTTAACAGAATTGTAATGTTATTCCCATATGTTAGTGATTGGTTGTGGGGTTCACTTGGAATTGGAAACTTTCCACTTAATGTGAAATTATTGTCTCATATGTCATGGGATCCGGATGATTCCCCTTCCTGTTTCCCCTATTCTCAGTCTTACGTCTGAACGCCCCTTGAGACCTGAAATAGGTTTCTGGCATGTTAGAAAGTTGTGCAAAGGTTTGCTTCTGCTATAAGCCTTGCTTTATGATAATGTATTACTCCCTCCATCCCGATAGGTTCTTAACGTTTAAAAAAGAGAGttcggcacgcattttaaggctcTTATCTAGTGTAgttttgtaaaaaaaattctctttttgaataaaaatttaaacatttaatttttatttagaagaaaaaaaattataataatttatgtaAATATGTTAGATAAGagtcttaaaatgcgtgtcgagaACTCTATTTTAAATGTTAAGAATTcattgggacggagggagtacataaAGTGTAAAGCTGAGGATGTCTTCTCTTAAACTTTTGGTAATTGAAATTTTACTTTCATCATACATCACTGCTTGTTTATCGTTAAGAATTATTCACTCACTCAAACAGGGGTGCTTTATAGATTCACGCATGTTGGAGATAGTATTTTATGAGAAAGTTGGTGATAAGGATAAAACTAAATTAGGATTTACATAGATTAGATTGCATGGTCTGATTATATGAGAAATAGATGTTTAATGTTTATTTAGATTATTTTTAGTAATCCCAATTGCTCACAGGCGTCAGTTCAAGTTTTTTTAGGGTTAGCGGCTAGCCTAAATGGTGATGTAATTCCCTGAGTGATTATCTTAGACTCTGATTTTATTATAAGTATTGAGTTTTTTTCTTGTTATGGTTTGTGATTCCAAAAACTTTTTTCCTTGCCTTTGATCATTGGGGTAGTGGTTCTAGTGATTCTACTGCAGTGGAATCACCAAGCCAAATTCATTGTTACTTAATacaatgaattttttttttcaatttcctGTTCTGCATCAGATGGTCATACTTTGGCGGGGTGTCTAatgataaatttttttaattagaTGTGCTCTTAGTTAGAAAATGAACTAAGGACTCAGTTTAATTAATACTTCATACTCGAATCTGAATATATATTGTAAAACTTTTTTGTGTGTTAGTTGAGTACTGAAGATAAGCATATATTTACGATGTTGCAGGGCTTCAGGAAAATTGAAACAGATCGTTATGAATTTGCTAATGATTGGTTCATTAAAGGTGAAAAGCATTTGCTGAAGAATATTGTTAGAAGGAAAAATATACAGAGTGTAGTTCAGAGCAAGCCTTCTCAGAAACAAGTGAAGGATGTTGCTGTacagaaagaagaaaaaaatgcTGGGCTGTGGAAGGAAGTCGAGAGTCTTAAGACTGATAAGAATATGCTAATGCAGGAGCTTGTTAAGCTAAGACAGCACCAACAAACTTCTCAGACTAAGATGTTAGTGGTAAGAGAACAGTTGAAAGGCATGGAGAAAAATCAGCAACAAATGCTCTCATTCATTGTGATGGCCATGCAAAGTCCTGGATTTTTGGTTAAGTTGCTTCAGCCAAAGGATACCAACTGGCATGTGCCGGAATCTGGTAAAACTGTACTAGAAGAAGTAACCGAGGATCAGGAAGTAGTAGCTTCGGATGGGATGATAGTAAGATATCAGCCACCAATGGTCAAATCTGATGAGCCTCTTAGCGTACCAACTACAAATTCACAGAACATGCTGGAACTAGATTTATCTCCTGAAGAAGTAAAAGATCTTTCTATGAAGATGGATTCCATGTTTCCTATGGAAGGAACATTTGATGGAGAATTTACTGGCTTGGAAAATCAAGGGTCACTTAATCTTTCTGATCTCCCTTTAGAGGATGACATGGACCGGTTGCTTTTATCTGATCCATCCTTAGAGGACGCTAATGGTCTTGGATTCAACATTGGTGGAGGTGTTAATACTGGATTTGACGAGGAAGTAAGACTTTTTAGACCCTCGTCAAAAGAATCTGATTATTTGAAATTCATAATTGAAGGAGAGGAATACCAAAAGAATTTGATGGAAATGTCGAGAAGTTGAATCCCAGGTAAATAACTTTTGGCTTGGGCAGGAGCTATACAGCAGCTGGTAGCtgtattttggaaaaatgtaaaGCTTTTGTAACGGCTTTAAATTTTGAATGGTGTATCAAGCTCTCTTTGTCGTGGTTGCTTGAGGTTAAATCATGTAGAGCTCTTCAAGTATTAAATATAGATTTACATCAAAGTTTTGTAAATTTTTACAGTTGTATACACGTTTGGAGCAATGAAACTTGTAACTGGTATTACATCTCATGTGTTGTTTTCCTTGATCAGTGGGCGCGGTGTAAAAGCCTTTTTGTTGAACATCAACATTATTATTGGTTGTTAACTCatgtataattttaaaatttacaagATCAAGAGGGGTGTTCGTGGGCAAAGGCAGTGTGGAGTTCCATGGTCTCTGTAAGACTTTTGCAATTGGAGAGATGAGAAAGAAAAGAGATATAGGTGATTGAGATATATCTAAATTTAAATCTACTTGGATCTTATTTTAAGTTTATGTATTTGACTAAAAAAATTCTTTTGTTTTTTATTATTGCAATTACTAAATGTATTTAAGCTGCAATGAGCAAGAGGCAAGACATGCACTCCCCAAGTCTCACTACGTTTGTTTACAATGGAGGATGGggttaaataattttaaataaaaatataatatttaaatttttataaaaaaaaaaaaaaatttttaaataaattataaaattatattttataataatcttAAAATACTTGTCAAATCATTTGAAAAAAGTACATAAAGAACGTGAGAGTTCCTAACACCTGCAGGCTGCAAGGATAACAAGAGGCAATAAAACAGAAAGTTTATTATAAAGTATGGCAGAGTGCATATCACTTAGAAAGGTCCCACTtgcaaatttttttttcttttttctgccAAAGTATCCTACATGCAGATGATATATTACCTACCACCAGATTCATTTTTTAAACTTGTTTAAATTAACTAGCAAAGGGACCAAGCAATCCATAGAAAAGATAAAGACTTGTTTAAGGCAGATACGTCCTGAATTGTTTGACTTACAATAAAACCAGAGACAAGAGTTGCATAACACAAAGCTAGAAAACTCAAGTAAATAACTGCATCTGAACATATAGTCCATGATACCCCCACTATCCCTAGAGACTAGCCTTGCACAGCCTTGGCCATGCCAAAGGCAGCAGCAGAGGCAATTGCTCCGATCAGGGCAGTTTGCAGAGCACTCATAATAGGTTTGCTTCCTGTGAAGTAACCCTTGGCATATCCAAAGATTAGCAATGCTATTAGAGTTACAACGACAGATGTGAGAACAGCATTTTGTGCGGTCTGAATGAACATGTAGGGAGCAAGTGGTACCAATCCACCAATTATATAAGCAATTGCGATTGTGAATGCGCTTTGAAGAGCTCTTCTAGGATCTGGCTTCTCTAGGCCCAGCTCAAACCTGCAACAAAGTTATGGACACAGAAGAATTTTGTTTCTGATCATTTTATGACGGGTGGATTTTTCTAGATTTTTAGCAAAAACATATTCTCCGTCTTGAAATAACTCTAGTCAGATGAAGTAGACAGCCAATAAATCATAATAACAAACAAGACGAGAACATATTTAGTCATATTAATAGTGATACTACACcaatttgttttgattttgttttttggAAGTCACATATGAATTATCCTATCTGCGAGCAACGTCATATTCTCTGATATTATCATAATTGCAAGAAGGTAATGGAAACATGTCAACACCAGGCACGGGGAATCAAAATTCTTAGTGCTGCAAATAATGCTATAAAAAGATGCATGCTTTTTTTTAAGTGGCAGCTGAAGTTTTACAGAAGAAGACAAGAGAGAGGACCAAAAATCACATCATATCTACTGCACAGCTGCTATGCATATACGATCGCTAATTTGCAAATACTTATCCTTGCACATCTTTTAAATAAAAAAGAGTGAGAAATTTTGCCAGGCCTAGATTTCGATATCCAACAGTCATCTGTGCCAAATATCGTTCTTCGCTTCTTTTTATAGCTAAGTAGTGCAACTATTATGACTTTCCCCATCAGCATCTCAACAAAAACATAAAAACAAATTGTGGCCCTTCATTTGGCCACAAAATAGCAAGTTCAGACATAAATGATATGCTAAATGATATGCATGAGTGACAATTAAATGACAATGTGAAGTGAAGAGATAAACTACTTCATCATGAAATCAAGCCATGCTTTTGGGTTCTTCCTGAGTGCATTAACAACGGGTCTGTACTCATGCGGCTGGACACCATAATCAGCAAGTATTTCAGCAACCTCAGCAGCTTCTGTAGGTCAGTTCCAGATCAACATTGAGTTTAGACTCTTCCTCCCATTATAAACAAAATCACTACTTCTAAATTGAAGACTTATAACATTTCCACATGGACCATTATTACTTCTAAATTATTATTACCAACTGAGATAATGacaataaattatttttaatagtACAAGGTGATTGATAATCCCTAAGGGCATCTCCAATGGGGTTAGGTAAATTGGTTag contains:
- the LOC141702737 gene encoding vacuolar iron transporter, which codes for MATTESEKSLLNHHKEKHFTAGEVVRDIIIGVSDGLTVPFALAAGLSGANATSSIILTAGIAEVAAGAISMGLGGYLAAKSEADHYFKELKREEEEIITVPDTEAAEVAEILADYGVQPHEYRPVVNALRKNPKAWLDFMMKFELGLEKPDPRRALQSAFTIAIAYIIGGLVPLAPYMFIQTAQNAVLTSVVVTLIALLIFGYAKGYFTGSKPIMSALQTALIGAIASAAAFGMAKAVQG
- the LOC141702736 gene encoding heat stress transcription factor A-8-like, whose product is MVRKVTEEVAPFLLKCYEMVDDETSDKMISWGSNNDSFVIWDEVDFATHLLPNYFKHNTFSSFVRQLNIYGFRKIETDRYEFANDWFIKGEKHLLKNIVRRKNIQSVVQSKPSQKQVKDVAVQKEEKNAGLWKEVESLKTDKNMLMQELVKLRQHQQTSQTKMLVVREQLKGMEKNQQQMLSFIVMAMQSPGFLVKLLQPKDTNWHVPESGKTVLEEVTEDQEVVASDGMIVRYQPPMVKSDEPLSVPTTNSQNMLELDLSPEEVKDLSMKMDSMFPMEGTFDGEFTGLENQGSLNLSDLPLEDDMDRLLLSDPSLEDANGLGFNIGGGVNTGFDEEVRLFRPSSKESDYLKFIIEGEEYQKNLMEMSRS